In Pseudomonas sp. R76, one genomic interval encodes:
- a CDS encoding ABC transporter permease: protein MLDLLSFGDQGWGNALLKGLWMTLQISAGSFAVGLLIGLVVACAKLSAPRPIALLMRGYTTVFRAVPELLLILLLYYAGSMGLNVLMLWLGFEQVNISGPLVAILVLGLVQGAYASEIFRAAILAIPHGQIEAARAFGLSGFGLFRRVTLPIMAPYALAGMSNLWINLIKDSALISVVGTNELLYTAKQAAGSTRQYLLFYLTAAALYYLVTLASNYLSGRLERRIRRWMPVVE from the coding sequence ATGCTCGACCTTCTCAGCTTCGGCGACCAAGGATGGGGCAACGCGCTGCTCAAAGGGTTATGGATGACCCTGCAAATTTCCGCGGGCTCGTTCGCGGTGGGTTTGCTGATCGGCCTGGTGGTGGCCTGCGCCAAGCTCAGCGCGCCGCGCCCGATTGCACTGCTGATGCGCGGCTACACCACGGTGTTTCGCGCGGTGCCGGAACTGCTGTTGATCCTGCTGCTGTACTACGCAGGCTCCATGGGCCTCAATGTGCTGATGCTGTGGCTGGGGTTCGAGCAGGTGAACATCAGCGGTCCGCTGGTGGCGATCCTGGTGTTGGGGCTGGTGCAGGGCGCCTATGCGTCGGAGATCTTCCGCGCGGCGATCCTGGCGATTCCCCACGGTCAAATCGAAGCGGCGCGCGCATTTGGCTTGAGCGGGTTTGGCCTGTTTCGCCGGGTGACCTTGCCGATCATGGCGCCCTATGCTTTGGCCGGCATGTCCAACCTGTGGATCAACCTGATCAAGGACAGCGCCTTGATCAGCGTGGTCGGCACCAATGAACTGCTGTACACCGCCAAGCAGGCGGCGGGTTCTACCCGCCAATACCTGCTGTTCTACCTCACGGCCGCTGCCTTGTATTACCTGGTGACGCTGGCTTCCAACTACCTGTCCGGGCGCCTGGAGCGACGTATTCGTCGCTGGATGCCGGTTGTCGAGTGA
- a CDS encoding ABC transporter permease, with product MPEWISYYAGLIAKGLQTTLSLLAISAVLGFALAVLVALARLSRRKWLARSALAYTSVLRGTPLLIQIYIFYYGLGSLFAQFPMLRGSFLWPFLRDGYWYIVFALVLSVGAYVGEVIRGGLLAVPKGEMEAASAFGMTARQALLRVRLPRAMRLLLPTLAGETVMLLKSTALASTIAVVDLLGAANVVRAQTLQIYQPLLLVAGVYLCLTFLIEGVYAIAERRGTPLRRSVG from the coding sequence ATGCCTGAGTGGATAAGCTATTACGCAGGGTTGATCGCCAAGGGCCTGCAAACCACCTTGTCGCTGCTGGCGATCTCGGCGGTGCTGGGCTTTGCCTTGGCGGTGCTGGTGGCCTTGGCGCGGTTGTCGCGGCGCAAATGGCTGGCGCGCAGTGCGCTGGCCTACACCAGCGTGCTGCGCGGCACGCCGCTGCTGATCCAGATCTACATTTTCTACTACGGGCTGGGCAGTTTATTTGCCCAGTTCCCGATGCTGCGCGGCAGCTTCCTCTGGCCGTTTTTGCGCGACGGTTACTGGTACATCGTGTTTGCCCTGGTGCTGTCGGTGGGCGCCTATGTGGGCGAAGTGATTCGCGGTGGCCTGCTGGCGGTGCCCAAGGGCGAAATGGAAGCCGCGTCCGCGTTCGGCATGACCGCGCGCCAGGCGTTGCTGCGCGTGCGCCTGCCCCGGGCGATGCGCCTGCTGTTGCCGACGTTGGCGGGGGAGACGGTGATGCTGCTCAAATCCACCGCGCTGGCCTCGACAATCGCCGTGGTCGACCTGCTGGGCGCGGCCAACGTGGTACGCGCGCAGACCTTGCAGATCTATCAACCCTTGCTGCTGGTGGCCGGTGTCTACCTGTGCCTGACCTTCCTGATCGAAGGCGTCTACGCCATCGCCGAACGGCGTGGCACGCCGCTGCGCAGGTCAGTGGGATGA
- a CDS encoding DMT family transporter — protein sequence MNQNRALQGIALCSLAYAFLALQDAVIKWLVADYSVFSILFWRSLVVVGACVIAGRMGLLRRAWTSVSRKLLIIRGLLSLLAWLLYYTAAKDLTLAEMTTLYFSAPIMVTLLAALILKERASRGQWVSLIIGFVGVVIACRPSNMVDPLPIALTLAAALCWAFTYIQLRQVDPTTSVLEQMLITNVVFVICMAVTLPWTHTPAPTPAWLGMLAAGLVGGIGQFLLFASFRRATATLLAPFEYTGLIWAFLLSSLIWGTSMDVSLIIGAVLIAVSGTLAMLSARHPESQDVVGAECAVTQPLYPAAADVQAVGRAEGAGVEAPLEPEPVKHRR from the coding sequence ATGAACCAGAACCGCGCGTTGCAAGGGATTGCCCTGTGCTCGCTGGCCTATGCGTTCCTGGCGTTGCAAGACGCTGTGATCAAGTGGCTGGTGGCCGATTATTCGGTGTTCAGCATTCTGTTCTGGCGCAGCCTGGTGGTGGTCGGCGCGTGTGTGATCGCCGGGCGCATGGGCCTGCTGCGCCGGGCCTGGACCTCGGTCAGCCGCAAGCTGCTGATCATTCGCGGGTTGCTGTCGTTGCTGGCGTGGTTGCTGTATTACACCGCCGCCAAGGACCTGACCCTGGCAGAAATGACCACGCTGTATTTCTCCGCGCCGATCATGGTCACGCTGCTGGCGGCGCTGATTCTCAAGGAGCGCGCCAGCCGGGGCCAATGGGTTTCGTTGATCATCGGCTTTGTCGGCGTGGTGATCGCCTGTCGCCCCAGCAATATGGTCGACCCGCTGCCCATCGCCCTGACCCTGGCCGCCGCATTGTGCTGGGCGTTCACCTACATCCAGTTGCGCCAGGTCGACCCGACCACCTCGGTGCTGGAACAGATGCTGATCACCAATGTTGTGTTTGTGATCTGCATGGCCGTGACGTTGCCCTGGACTCACACCCCGGCGCCGACACCCGCGTGGCTGGGCATGTTGGCCGCCGGGTTGGTGGGCGGTATCGGGCAATTCCTGTTGTTTGCCAGTTTCCGTCGGGCCACGGCGACCTTGCTTGCGCCGTTCGAATACACCGGTTTGATCTGGGCGTTTCTGTTGTCGAGCCTGATCTGGGGCACCTCGATGGATGTGTCGCTGATCATCGGCGCGGTGCTGATCGCCGTCAGCGGCACCTTGGCGATGCTCAGCGCGCGCCACCCCGAGTCACAAGACGTGGTCGGCGCCGAATGCGCCGTGACGCAACCCTTGTACCCAGCAGCGGCAGATGTGCAAGCCGTTGGCCGGGCTGAAGGTGCCGGGGTTGAGGCACCCCTCGAGCCAGAGCCCGTCAAGCATCGCCGATAG
- a CDS encoding succinylglutamate desuccinylase/aspartoacylase domain-containing protein — protein sequence MAKDLSWQVAGDAGNRLHIGAWRFEGDGSGPTVHLQAGVHADEIAGMLVLHQLLPRLQACQDQGLLKGTVTVVPQANPFGIGQFRQGKLLGRFHEATGQNFNRAFDHSLAMERPASNLAQWQKSLVQLAADADLVLDLHTDDEALPYLYIHRSFWPEPGLALAAALQVEVVIVWDDGGDGSFEETIINHGAPQLAATIELRGQADVSDALAQQDADGLWAWLCINGVIDEVAAINEWQGDVVDMGCMETILAPCAGVLVFEQGLGDQVEEGQRFARIIARPGDPTSEVILHAAQTGRMVTRHRERLVAQGSVVAKFTGTRLSDSYSGGVLDP from the coding sequence ATGGCAAAAGACCTTTCGTGGCAGGTAGCAGGCGACGCCGGCAACCGGCTGCACATCGGCGCCTGGCGCTTCGAAGGCGACGGCAGCGGGCCAACGGTTCACCTGCAAGCGGGCGTGCACGCCGATGAAATCGCCGGGATGCTGGTGCTGCACCAGTTGCTGCCGCGCTTGCAGGCTTGTCAGGATCAGGGCCTTCTCAAGGGCACCGTGACCGTCGTGCCCCAGGCGAATCCCTTCGGTATCGGCCAATTTCGCCAGGGCAAGTTGTTGGGGCGTTTCCACGAAGCCACCGGGCAGAACTTCAACCGTGCCTTCGATCATTCCCTGGCGATGGAACGCCCGGCAAGCAACCTGGCGCAGTGGCAAAAAAGCCTGGTGCAACTGGCGGCCGACGCCGACCTGGTGCTCGACCTGCACACCGACGACGAGGCCCTGCCTTACCTCTATATCCACCGCAGCTTCTGGCCGGAACCAGGCCTGGCCCTGGCGGCGGCGTTGCAGGTGGAGGTGGTGATCGTCTGGGATGACGGCGGTGACGGTTCTTTTGAAGAAACCATCATCAACCACGGCGCACCACAGCTGGCGGCGACGATCGAATTGCGCGGCCAGGCGGATGTCAGCGACGCGCTGGCGCAGCAGGACGCCGATGGTTTATGGGCCTGGCTGTGCATCAACGGCGTGATTGATGAAGTGGCGGCCATCAACGAATGGCAGGGCGACGTGGTGGACATGGGCTGCATGGAAACCATCCTCGCACCCTGCGCGGGTGTGCTGGTGTTTGAACAAGGCCTGGGCGATCAGGTGGAGGAGGGCCAGCGTTTTGCCCGGATTATCGCAAGGCCTGGTGACCCCACCTCAGAAGTGATTTTGCACGCTGCACAAACCGGCCGCATGGTCACCCGCCACCGCGAACGCCTGGTGGCCCAGGGTTCGGTGGTGGCCAAGTTTACCGGCACGCGCCTGTCCGACAGCTACAGCGGCGGGGTGTTGGACCCATAA
- a CDS encoding EAL domain-containing response regulator: MASQPATLLIVDDEPQVRKLLETLLQHQGYQTLSASSGEEALQLVAQQPPDLILLDIMMPGMDGYEVASQLKGDETTASIPIIMLSALSEPSARVSGLETGAEEFISKPVERAELWLRVRNLLRLKARGDQLKTHNLVLEQQLRRETGAPAGMSVHDLARQDLENALRQAVELNEFTVHYQPKVELAGGQICALEALLRWERPGYGAVSPAVFVPVLESLGLIVPVGRWVIDTVCQQIAEWQRGLIGAVEVSVNVSGHQLIEGDLIADIERILIETGVAPHWLEVELTEGSLMENTQHTIASLQRLRNLGVKISIDDFGTGYSSLAYLRRFPIDTLKIDIAFIREVTTNPQDAAITRTIIELAHSLSLQVVAEGVETQAQLAFLKDAGCDQIQGYLFSRPLPAATLERLLLERLPRL; this comes from the coding sequence ATGGCCAGCCAACCCGCAACGCTGTTGATCGTTGATGACGAACCCCAGGTTCGCAAGCTATTGGAAACCCTGCTGCAACACCAGGGCTACCAGACCCTGAGTGCGAGCAGCGGTGAAGAAGCGCTGCAGCTCGTGGCGCAACAGCCACCTGACCTGATCCTGCTGGACATCATGATGCCGGGCATGGACGGCTATGAAGTCGCCAGCCAGCTGAAGGGCGACGAAACCACCGCCAGCATCCCGATCATCATGCTCTCGGCCCTCAGTGAGCCGAGCGCGCGGGTCAGCGGGCTGGAAACCGGCGCCGAGGAGTTCATCAGCAAACCGGTGGAGCGTGCCGAGTTGTGGTTGCGCGTGCGCAACCTGCTGCGTCTCAAGGCGCGTGGCGATCAGTTGAAAACCCACAACCTGGTGCTGGAGCAGCAACTGCGACGGGAAACGGGCGCGCCGGCCGGCATGAGCGTGCATGACCTGGCGCGCCAGGACCTGGAAAATGCCTTGCGCCAAGCAGTGGAACTCAATGAATTCACGGTGCATTACCAACCCAAGGTCGAACTTGCCGGCGGGCAGATATGCGCCCTTGAAGCCCTGCTGCGCTGGGAGCGCCCCGGCTACGGCGCGGTGTCGCCGGCGGTGTTCGTACCGGTGCTGGAAAGCCTGGGGTTGATCGTGCCGGTCGGGCGCTGGGTGATCGACACCGTTTGCCAGCAGATTGCCGAGTGGCAACGCGGCCTGATTGGCGCCGTCGAGGTGTCCGTCAACGTTTCCGGCCATCAATTGATCGAGGGCGACCTGATTGCCGACATCGAACGCATCCTGATAGAAACCGGCGTCGCACCGCATTGGCTGGAGGTCGAGCTGACGGAAGGCTCGCTGATGGAAAACACCCAGCACACCATCGCCAGCCTGCAACGCTTGCGCAACCTGGGCGTGAAGATCTCCATTGATGACTTCGGCACTGGCTATTCAAGCCTGGCGTACCTGCGCCGGTTCCCCATCGATACGCTGAAGATCGACATCGCGTTTATCCGCGAAGTCACCACCAACCCGCAAGACGCGGCAATCACCCGCACCATCATTGAACTGGCCCATAGCCTGAGCCTGCAAGTGGTTGCCGAAGGCGTGGAAACCCAGGCGCAGCTGGCGTTTTTGAAGGACGCCGGCTGCGATCAGATTCAGGGGTATTTGTTCAGCCGGCCGCTGCCGGCAGCCACCCTTGAGCGCCTGTTACTGGAACGCCTGCCCAGGCTGTGA
- a CDS encoding response regulator produces the protein MAEILIVEDNEANMRLARLLLLNAGHTVLWAADAETGLTLAREKQPALILMDIQLPGMDGLAATSLLKQDPNTAHIPVIALTAMAMKEDREKTRLAGCDAYIIKPLRYKELYQVIDTLLQPHTNPLL, from the coding sequence ATGGCCGAAATCCTGATCGTCGAAGACAACGAGGCAAACATGCGCCTGGCGCGCTTGTTGCTGCTCAATGCCGGTCACACCGTGTTATGGGCGGCGGATGCGGAAACTGGCCTGACCCTGGCGCGGGAAAAACAACCGGCACTGATCCTGATGGACATTCAGCTACCGGGCATGGACGGCCTCGCCGCCACGTCGCTGCTCAAGCAAGACCCAAATACCGCGCACATTCCGGTGATCGCCCTGACCGCCATGGCCATGAAGGAAGACCGCGAGAAGACCCGGCTGGCCGGTTGCGACGCCTACATCATCAAGCCGCTGCGTTACAAGGAGCTGTACCAGGTCATCGACACCTTGCTGCAACCACACACCAACCCTCTTCTATGA
- a CDS encoding sensor histidine kinase, which translates to MDKSPTDRPLEPQSRAEKIVEFKRQKTLLKTGALQDAIFNSAYFSSIATDEKGVIQIFNVGAERMLGYAADDVLNRITPADISDPAELITRAAALSLELDTPINPGFEALVFKASRGIEDIYELTYIRKDGSRLSAMVSVTALRNRHDTIIGYLLIGTDNTARKQEEAERKGFERALEEKNLELEHANHMKSEFLATMSHELRTPLNAVIGFSEALKDGLVGDMSEVQREYIGDIFTSGQHLLSLINDILDLSKVEAGMMDLELEPVELAGLLANSLLIVREKAALQRIQLKLECEADFGTLELDLRKTKQIVYNLLANAVKFSEHGSSVTLAVREVSRAQVGQIPGDWATHGFALQPGTHAQFLELSVSDTGIGIAEEDMSKLFKAFSQIDSSLARKFEGTGLGLAMVKQLTDLHGGSVAVASRAGLGTRFVVWLPLHRAPEAVWPKS; encoded by the coding sequence ATGGATAAAAGCCCCACCGACCGACCACTCGAACCGCAATCGCGGGCCGAAAAAATCGTCGAATTCAAACGTCAGAAAACCCTGCTCAAGACCGGCGCCCTGCAAGACGCGATCTTCAACAGCGCGTATTTTTCCAGCATCGCCACCGACGAAAAAGGCGTGATCCAAATCTTCAATGTCGGCGCCGAACGCATGCTCGGCTACGCCGCCGACGACGTGCTGAACCGCATTACCCCCGCCGACATTTCCGACCCCGCCGAGCTGATTACCCGCGCCGCCGCCCTTAGCCTGGAGCTGGACACGCCGATCAACCCAGGCTTCGAAGCCCTGGTGTTCAAGGCCTCGCGCGGCATCGAAGATATTTACGAGCTGACCTATATCCGCAAGGACGGCAGTCGCCTGTCAGCGATGGTCTCGGTCACGGCCTTGCGCAACCGCCACGACACGATCATCGGCTACCTGCTGATCGGCACCGACAACACTGCGCGCAAACAGGAAGAAGCCGAGCGCAAAGGCTTCGAACGCGCGCTGGAAGAAAAGAACCTGGAGCTGGAACACGCCAACCACATGAAGTCCGAGTTCCTCGCCACCATGTCCCACGAACTGCGCACGCCGCTGAACGCGGTGATTGGCTTTTCCGAGGCCTTGAAGGATGGCTTGGTCGGCGACATGAGCGAGGTGCAGCGCGAATACATCGGCGACATCTTCACCAGCGGCCAGCACCTGCTGTCACTGATCAACGACATTCTTGACCTGTCCAAGGTCGAGGCCGGGATGATGGACCTGGAGTTGGAGCCCGTGGAACTGGCGGGCTTGCTCGCCAACAGTTTATTGATCGTGCGCGAAAAAGCCGCCCTGCAACGCATCCAGTTGAAGCTGGAATGCGAGGCCGATTTCGGCACCCTGGAACTGGACCTGCGCAAGACCAAGCAGATCGTCTACAACCTGCTGGCCAATGCGGTGAAGTTCAGCGAACACGGCAGCAGCGTGACCCTGGCAGTGCGCGAAGTGAGCCGCGCGCAGGTCGGGCAGATCCCCGGCGATTGGGCGACCCACGGCTTCGCCCTGCAGCCCGGCACCCACGCGCAGTTCCTGGAATTGAGTGTCAGCGACACCGGCATTGGCATCGCCGAGGAGGACATGAGCAAGCTGTTCAAGGCCTTCAGCCAGATCGACAGCAGCCTGGCGCGTAAATTCGAAGGCACAGGCCTGGGCCTGGCGATGGTCAAGCAACTGACCGACCTGCATGGCGGCAGCGTCGCCGTGGCCAGCCGCGCAGGCCTGGGCACGCGTTTTGTGGTGTGGCTGCCCCTGCACCGTGCGCCGGAGGCTGTATGGCCGAAATCCTGA
- a CDS encoding sensor histidine kinase, producing the protein MTSIRRRTLRLIIGLLLTGLLVISVLNLHDSNHEIAEVYDAQLAQNARLLQGVMSMPLAGQDRTDLYRAFNKALGEANPKVDGHPYESKIAFQVWGPKGELLVFTTSAPAFATPPAQPGYSNVDDLNGRQWRGFVLKDKDNGLRIWVGERDDVRSDLVSRIVRHTLWPNVLGSLILAAMVWLAIGWGLKPLANMAATLRARHSGSLEPMQLTPLPIELEPMQAALNRMLAHIQEMLGRERRFIADAAHEMRTPLAVLRVHAQNLLEAGTETERRESLAFLITGVDRTSRLVNQLLTMARLEPSGAQPPAQAIDLATTVRETLIQLTPWLLSKGLELVFDVDDGPYDVNTDAAAINIALTNLVTNAANFSPEHGVITVGLRKNALGFELTVDDQGPGIDESERERLFELFYSRGNAEGAGLGLTIVQTIAERLGGHVSLDNLAGGGLRAALQIPGSLDP; encoded by the coding sequence ATGACATCGATTCGGCGGCGCACCCTGAGGTTGATCATTGGCCTGCTGCTTACCGGGTTATTGGTGATCAGCGTGCTTAACCTGCACGACAGCAACCATGAAATTGCCGAAGTCTACGACGCCCAACTGGCGCAGAACGCGCGACTGCTGCAAGGCGTCATGAGCATGCCACTGGCCGGCCAAGACCGCACGGACCTGTACCGCGCGTTCAACAAAGCCTTGGGCGAAGCCAACCCCAAGGTGGACGGGCACCCCTACGAAAGTAAAATCGCCTTCCAGGTGTGGGGCCCCAAGGGTGAACTGTTGGTGTTTACCACCAGCGCCCCAGCATTTGCCACACCGCCCGCCCAACCGGGGTACAGCAATGTCGATGACCTGAATGGCCGGCAGTGGCGCGGCTTTGTGCTCAAGGACAAAGACAACGGGCTGCGGATCTGGGTAGGCGAGCGCGACGACGTGCGTTCCGACCTGGTCAGCCGCATCGTGCGCCACACCTTGTGGCCCAATGTGCTCGGTAGCCTGATCCTGGCGGCCATGGTGTGGCTGGCGATCGGCTGGGGACTCAAGCCGCTGGCCAATATGGCGGCCACCTTACGCGCAAGGCATTCCGGCTCCCTGGAACCTATGCAACTGACGCCGCTGCCGATAGAACTGGAGCCGATGCAAGCCGCGCTGAACCGCATGTTGGCGCACATCCAGGAAATGCTCGGCCGCGAACGCCGGTTTATCGCCGACGCCGCCCACGAAATGCGCACGCCCCTGGCGGTCTTGCGCGTGCACGCGCAAAACCTGTTGGAAGCCGGCACGGAAACCGAACGGCGCGAGTCCCTGGCCTTTCTGATCACGGGTGTCGACCGCACCAGCCGCCTGGTCAACCAATTGCTGACCATGGCGCGCCTGGAGCCCAGCGGCGCACAACCCCCGGCGCAGGCCATCGACCTGGCGACGACCGTGCGTGAAACACTGATTCAGTTGACCCCTTGGCTGCTGAGCAAGGGCCTGGAGCTGGTATTCGACGTGGACGATGGTCCCTACGACGTGAACACCGATGCGGCAGCGATCAATATCGCCCTGACCAACCTGGTGACCAACGCAGCGAACTTCTCCCCCGAACATGGGGTGATTACCGTGGGGTTGCGCAAAAACGCCCTGGGTTTCGAGCTGACAGTCGATGACCAGGGCCCCGGTATTGACGAGAGCGAGCGTGAGCGCCTGTTCGAGCTGTTCTACAGCAGGGGCAACGCCGAAGGGGCAGGCTTGGGGCTGACGATCGTACAGACCATCGCCGAACGGCTTGGTGGGCATGTCAGCCTGGACAACCTGGCTGGCGGCGGGTTGAGGGCCGCGCTGCAGATCCCGGGGTCACTTGACCCATAG
- a CDS encoding response regulator produces the protein MRLLLIEDDVALGEGIHQALVREGYTVDWLQDGSSALHALLSETFDVVVLDLGLPRMDGLEVLRRLRDSGASVPVLILTARDATEDRIAGLDAGADDYLIKPFDLAELKARLRALLRRSAGRAQVLIEHAGICLNPSTQQVSYHGDTVLLTPKEYQLLHELLSPPGRVMTRDQLMQLLYGWNEEAESNTLEVHIHHLRKKFSSELIRTVRGVGYLVEERR, from the coding sequence GTGCGGCTATTACTGATCGAAGATGACGTAGCCCTGGGCGAAGGTATTCACCAGGCGCTGGTGCGTGAGGGCTACACCGTTGACTGGCTGCAAGATGGCAGCAGTGCCTTGCATGCGTTGCTCAGCGAAACCTTTGATGTGGTCGTGCTGGACCTGGGCCTGCCACGCATGGATGGCCTGGAAGTATTGCGCCGCCTGCGTGACAGCGGCGCCAGCGTGCCGGTGCTGATCCTCACGGCGCGGGATGCCACCGAAGACCGCATCGCCGGGCTTGACGCCGGTGCCGATGATTACCTGATCAAACCCTTCGACCTGGCCGAGCTCAAGGCCCGCCTGCGTGCGCTGCTGCGCCGCAGCGCCGGGCGCGCGCAGGTATTGATCGAACATGCGGGCATTTGCCTGAACCCCAGCACGCAACAGGTCAGCTACCACGGCGACACCGTGCTGCTCACGCCCAAGGAATATCAACTGCTGCACGAACTGCTTTCGCCGCCCGGGCGCGTCATGACCCGCGACCAGTTGATGCAGTTGCTCTACGGTTGGAACGAAGAAGCGGAAAGCAACACCCTGGAGGTGCACATCCATCACCTGCGCAAGAAGTTCTCCAGTGAGCTGATCCGCACCGTTCGCGGCGTCGGCTACTTGGTGGAGGAGCGCCGATGA
- a CDS encoding tetratricopeptide repeat protein, producing MKRALVVLLLTALSPLTWALDATDQQRLNDIQTRWAHIQYTLPHAQRTQAFEQLASQANAFTQARPQAAEAWIWAAIVSSSWAGAQGGLGALSKVKAAKVDLETALALDPKALQGSAYTSLAALYDRVPGWPIGFGDADKAEQLLKQALQLNPAGIDSLYFWGDHLYRQKRYGEARDALRKALLAAPRPGRESADTGRRKEIEDLLVEIDKKLN from the coding sequence ATGAAACGCGCCCTGGTTGTGCTGCTGCTTACCGCCCTGAGCCCACTCACCTGGGCGCTCGACGCCACCGACCAACAACGGTTGAACGACATCCAGACACGTTGGGCCCACATTCAATACACCCTGCCGCACGCCCAGCGTACCCAGGCCTTCGAACAGCTCGCCAGCCAGGCAAACGCTTTCACCCAAGCCCGCCCCCAGGCCGCCGAAGCGTGGATCTGGGCTGCAATTGTCAGCAGCAGTTGGGCCGGTGCCCAAGGCGGGCTCGGCGCATTGAGCAAGGTCAAGGCGGCCAAGGTCGACCTGGAGACCGCACTCGCGCTAGACCCCAAGGCCTTGCAAGGCTCGGCCTACACCAGCCTGGCGGCGCTGTATGACCGCGTCCCCGGCTGGCCGATCGGCTTTGGCGATGCCGACAAGGCTGAACAGCTGCTCAAACAGGCCTTGCAACTGAACCCGGCGGGCATTGATAGTCTGTATTTCTGGGGCGACCACCTGTACCGGCAAAAACGTTATGGCGAAGCCCGTGATGCCTTGCGCAAAGCCCTGCTGGCCGCGCCACGGCCCGGTCGGGAAAGCGCTGATACAGGGCGCCGTAAAGAGATCGAAGACTTACTGGTCGAGATCGATAAAAAACTCAACTGA